A single region of the Parasphingorhabdus litoris DSM 22379 genome encodes:
- a CDS encoding ABC transporter ATP-binding protein encodes MVDEDPIIVNRDFSGPIICVKGLRNSFGEQVVHEGLDLDVHKGEILGVVGGSGTGKSVLMRSIIGLQQPDEGAIEVFGESLLGRSEAETIDVRKRWGVLFQGGALFSTLTVAENVMVPIREFFPEMDRDFRREVAKYKVCLSGLPPEAAPKYPAELSGGMKKRAGIARALALDPELLFLDEPTAGLDPIGAAAFDNLTRELQQTLGLTVFLITHDLDTLHAICDRVAVLADQKVIAVGTIPELLALDHPWIQEYFNGPRGRMASTQNAAGR; translated from the coding sequence ATGGTTGATGAAGATCCTATCATTGTGAACCGTGACTTTTCCGGTCCGATAATCTGCGTCAAAGGATTGCGGAACAGCTTTGGTGAGCAGGTGGTTCACGAAGGCCTCGATCTTGATGTCCATAAAGGTGAGATTTTGGGAGTTGTCGGCGGCTCGGGTACCGGGAAGTCGGTGCTGATGCGATCGATTATCGGTCTACAGCAGCCGGACGAAGGCGCAATCGAGGTTTTTGGTGAGTCGCTGTTGGGACGATCGGAAGCCGAAACAATTGATGTGCGCAAACGCTGGGGCGTGCTGTTTCAGGGCGGAGCGCTTTTCTCCACGTTGACAGTGGCTGAAAATGTCATGGTTCCCATCCGCGAATTTTTCCCCGAGATGGACCGTGATTTCCGGCGCGAGGTCGCGAAATATAAGGTTTGCCTGTCCGGACTGCCACCCGAAGCTGCGCCGAAATATCCGGCTGAACTGTCGGGCGGCATGAAGAAGCGGGCCGGCATTGCCAGAGCGCTGGCGCTGGATCCGGAATTGCTGTTTCTGGACGAACCCACAGCCGGGCTTGATCCCATCGGCGCGGCTGCTTTTGACAATTTGACCCGCGAATTGCAGCAGACATTGGGGCTCACGGTTTTCCTGATCACCCATGATCTCGACACGCTGCATGCAATTTGTGACCGGGTTGCGGTGCTCGCCGATCAAAAGGTTATCGCCGTTGGTACCATACCGGAACTGCTGGCCTTGGATCATCCCTGGATACAGGAATATTTCAACGGCCCACGCGGACGGATGGCGTCAACCCAGAACGCGGCGGGACGTTGA
- a CDS encoding MlaD family protein, with the protein METRSNHILVGVITLTLLALVAAFLVWIVRFGDGVQKEYDIFFAQSVGGLAKGTGVTFAGVPSGQVLDVELWEKDPDFVRVRIAVSEATPILQGTTATIQSISFTAPPNIQLDGAVKDAPPIEDLGPEGVPVIPTKPGALGELLNSAPLVVERLATLTDRLTLLLSDKNQESIEGILDNTEQLTGSLAKQAPNLEALMTESAVAIRNAGETAEKLSAVADNANQLLSNNGEPLAQNLTKTLAAAEKSMAALNAVLDDARPGVQQLGTKTIPEVDQLVQDMQALTKSLTSVTERLDQGGAGSLLSAPALPDYEPGK; encoded by the coding sequence ATGGAGACACGGTCCAATCATATTCTAGTCGGTGTTATCACCTTGACCTTGCTGGCTTTAGTGGCTGCATTCCTGGTGTGGATTGTCCGCTTTGGTGATGGTGTGCAAAAGGAATATGACATTTTCTTTGCCCAATCCGTTGGCGGCCTTGCCAAGGGTACTGGGGTTACATTTGCTGGTGTTCCGTCGGGCCAGGTGCTCGATGTAGAACTTTGGGAAAAAGACCCGGATTTCGTGCGGGTGCGTATTGCCGTTAGCGAAGCCACCCCGATTTTGCAGGGCACGACGGCCACAATCCAGAGCATCAGTTTTACGGCGCCGCCCAATATCCAGCTTGATGGCGCGGTCAAAGACGCACCGCCAATTGAAGATCTGGGGCCGGAAGGTGTTCCGGTGATTCCGACAAAACCTGGGGCTTTGGGCGAATTGCTGAACAGCGCGCCGCTCGTGGTCGAGCGGTTGGCGACTTTGACAGACCGGTTGACCTTGCTGTTATCCGACAAGAATCAGGAATCGATCGAAGGCATATTGGACAATACCGAACAGTTGACCGGTAGCCTTGCCAAGCAAGCGCCCAATCTTGAAGCCTTGATGACAGAATCAGCCGTCGCCATCCGCAATGCCGGGGAAACGGCAGAAAAGCTCTCTGCCGTTGCGGATAACGCCAACCAGCTGTTGAGCAATAACGGCGAACCATTGGCGCAAAATCTGACGAAAACGCTGGCGGCAGCGGAGAAAAGCATGGCAGCGCTGAACGCCGTGCTGGATGATGCACGGCCTGGCGTGCAGCAATTGGGGACCAAGACAATTCCGGAAGTGGATCAACTGGTTCAGGATATGCAGGCGCTGACAAAATCGCTCACATCGGTGACAGAACGGCTGGATCAGGGCGGGGCAGGGTCGTTGCTATCGGCACCAGCGCTGCCGGATTACGAGCCGGGCAAATAG
- a CDS encoding cystathionine gamma-synthase family protein, whose protein sequence is MSDQNDDPIVPVTPRRMPKAPVEEIGGRKLKPATLMMGHGYDPVLSEGSLKPPIFLTSTFAFENAAAGKRHFEGITGKRPGGADGLVYSRFNGPNQEILEDRLSIWDEAEDALVFSSGMSAIATILLANVNQGDVVVHSGPLYAATETLINKILGRFGVTFIDFPAGASPAEVSTLLEQAKQQAAENGGKVAIIYLESPANPTNALVDIEGVADARNQVFGDDAAPPIAIDNTFLGPLWQQPLKHGADIVIYSLTKYVGGHSDLVAGGVLGSKAHMDPIRAIRNTIGTICDPNTAWMLMRSLETLELRMTRAGENAEKVCAFLRDHPKVEGLGYLGFISDASQQDIYDRHCSGAGSTFSVFIKGGEAEAFRFLDSLKIAKLAVSLGGTETLASLPAAMTHLSVPDDRRAALGITDNLVRISIGVEDPDDLIADFEQALETV, encoded by the coding sequence ATGTCCGATCAAAATGATGACCCGATTGTACCCGTAACGCCGCGCCGAATGCCTAAGGCCCCGGTTGAGGAAATTGGTGGGCGCAAATTGAAGCCAGCGACATTGATGATGGGTCATGGCTATGATCCGGTGCTGTCCGAAGGTTCGCTGAAGCCACCGATTTTTCTAACCTCCACATTCGCTTTTGAAAATGCAGCGGCCGGCAAACGTCATTTTGAAGGGATTACTGGCAAGCGTCCTGGCGGTGCCGATGGTCTGGTCTATTCACGTTTTAACGGACCCAATCAGGAAATTCTGGAAGACCGGCTGAGTATCTGGGACGAGGCGGAAGATGCGCTTGTATTCTCCAGCGGTATGTCGGCCATCGCGACTATCTTGCTTGCCAACGTCAATCAGGGCGATGTCGTGGTGCACAGCGGACCACTTTATGCCGCCACCGAAACGCTGATAAACAAGATTCTGGGACGGTTTGGCGTGACCTTCATCGATTTTCCGGCAGGAGCGAGCCCCGCCGAGGTTTCGACTTTACTCGAACAAGCCAAGCAGCAAGCCGCAGAAAATGGCGGTAAGGTTGCGATTATCTATCTGGAAAGCCCGGCCAACCCAACCAATGCACTGGTCGATATCGAAGGCGTTGCCGATGCTCGCAACCAGGTTTTTGGCGACGATGCCGCGCCGCCAATTGCGATCGACAACACCTTCCTTGGCCCTTTGTGGCAGCAGCCGCTGAAACATGGTGCGGATATCGTCATCTACAGCCTGACCAAATATGTCGGCGGGCATAGCGATTTGGTCGCCGGTGGTGTCCTGGGATCTAAAGCCCATATGGATCCGATCCGGGCGATCCGGAATACGATCGGTACGATATGCGATCCCAATACCGCTTGGATGTTGATGCGCAGTCTCGAGACACTGGAACTGCGCATGACTCGCGCTGGTGAAAATGCTGAAAAAGTATGTGCTTTCCTGCGTGATCATCCAAAGGTCGAAGGGCTTGGCTATCTTGGTTTCATTTCCGATGCGTCACAGCAGGATATCTACGACCGCCATTGCAGCGGCGCGGGTTCGACCTTTTCGGTCTTTATCAAGGGCGGAGAGGCAGAAGCGTTCCGCTTTCTCGATTCCCTGAAAATTGCCAAACTGGCCGTCAGCTTGGGCGGAACCGAAACACTGGCGAGCCTGCCAGCGGCGATGACCCATTTGTCCGTGCCAGATGATCGCCGGGCGGCGCTTGGCATTACCGATAATCTGGTGCGTATTTCGATCGGTGTGGAAGATCCCGATGATCTGATCGCCGATTTCGAACAGGCACTGGAAACGGTTTGA
- a CDS encoding SLC13 family permease yields the protein MNAQRVGLFAGLAVFVTMLLSPAPAAMSVQAWHVAALTILMATWWMTQAVPLTATALLPFLALPVMDVMNVRETASQYYSPILFLILGGAFLALAIERVGLHRRLALAIVSLSGKSAWGILCAFMLATALLSMLISNTSSTLIMIPIAVAVLVAGGVKDGETEGFAGALIMGVAFAASIGGLGTLVGSPTNAIAAGLINKTLDMDIDFLSWLSFGLPIVIIGLPVCAAILIMVQKVGKDSFDGAGAQAAIGSAGPWSLPEKRVVPVVVLVMLGWLFLPQIKTVLPEGAVHDGSIAILGGLLLFILPDGTGRKLLNWDEADRAPWGVIMMFGGGLALAAGIIESGLADWLGLALSPLKSVPVIVIAIALVALVILVTEFASNVATASGIMPVVASLILATGVDPVLLAMPAAMAASWGFMLPSGTGPNAIAWSTNHIELPKMLKSGLLLDIAGIPIIIGSIWMVSFVIS from the coding sequence ATGAACGCGCAGCGCGTCGGACTTTTTGCAGGCCTGGCGGTCTTTGTGACCATGCTATTGTCACCAGCCCCTGCTGCGATGAGTGTGCAAGCCTGGCATGTCGCTGCACTCACGATCCTGATGGCGACATGGTGGATGACACAAGCAGTACCGCTAACCGCAACCGCGCTGCTGCCGTTTCTTGCCTTGCCGGTCATGGATGTCATGAATGTTCGGGAAACCGCCAGCCAATATTATTCACCGATATTGTTCCTGATCCTGGGCGGAGCGTTTCTGGCGCTGGCGATCGAGCGGGTTGGTCTGCACAGACGGCTGGCGCTGGCGATTGTGAGCCTCTCTGGAAAGAGCGCCTGGGGCATATTATGCGCCTTCATGCTCGCCACGGCGCTGCTCAGCATGCTCATTTCCAACACCTCCTCAACGCTAATCATGATACCGATTGCCGTCGCCGTGCTGGTTGCCGGTGGGGTCAAGGATGGCGAGACGGAGGGGTTCGCCGGCGCACTGATCATGGGTGTTGCCTTTGCCGCCTCTATAGGTGGGCTTGGCACTTTGGTCGGCAGTCCGACCAATGCTATCGCAGCGGGTTTGATCAACAAGACTCTGGATATGGATATCGATTTTCTCAGCTGGCTGAGCTTTGGTCTGCCCATTGTGATTATTGGCTTGCCGGTCTGTGCGGCGATCCTGATCATGGTTCAGAAGGTTGGTAAAGACAGCTTTGACGGTGCAGGAGCACAGGCCGCGATCGGTTCGGCGGGTCCCTGGAGCTTGCCCGAAAAGCGCGTCGTTCCGGTCGTGGTCCTCGTTATGCTCGGCTGGTTGTTCCTTCCGCAGATCAAGACCGTGCTGCCAGAGGGCGCGGTGCATGATGGCAGCATCGCGATATTGGGCGGCTTGCTGCTGTTTATTCTGCCCGATGGCACAGGCCGTAAATTGCTCAATTGGGATGAAGCGGATCGCGCGCCTTGGGGCGTGATCATGATGTTTGGCGGCGGCCTGGCTCTGGCGGCTGGGATTATCGAGTCGGGTCTGGCCGACTGGTTGGGACTGGCGCTGTCGCCGCTGAAGTCCGTGCCGGTCATCGTGATTGCTATAGCGCTTGTTGCCTTGGTCATTCTTGTCACGGAATTTGCGTCCAATGTCGCCACGGCCAGCGGGATCATGCCCGTGGTCGCGAGCCTGATACTCGCCACCGGTGTAGATCCGGTCTTGCTCGCGATGCCAGCGGCGATGGCGGCGAGCTGGGGCTTCATGCTGCCTTCCGGTACGGGCCCTAACGCCATTGCCTGGTCAACCAATCATATCGAATTGCCGAAAATGCTAAAATCCGGTTTGTTGCTCGATATCGCGGGTATCCCGATCATTATCGGTTCGATCTGGATGGTTTCATTTGTAATCAGTTGA
- a CDS encoding ABC-type transport auxiliary lipoprotein family protein yields MEKHGFITILHKTKSFGLLASLGVLSACVSFGGAEPPPFLLSLTPDTTVDAGAVRAGPRAGALVVQLPSTPQKLNNVRVPVQTSATGVAYLKEATWVDKPARLFQGLLTETIAAKNSRLVLTPVQAGGKADTYLSGELVNFGLDGPSLTVMVTYDAVKMREGEPVEKRRFEASETVFAAEAGPVGEALNSAANKVVLEVADWVG; encoded by the coding sequence ATGGAAAAGCACGGATTTATAACCATATTGCACAAGACAAAATCCTTTGGGCTATTGGCGAGCCTTGGTGTCTTGAGTGCTTGCGTCAGTTTTGGCGGAGCGGAGCCACCGCCCTTTTTATTGTCGCTGACACCTGACACCACAGTAGATGCTGGCGCGGTGCGCGCCGGACCACGCGCTGGCGCTTTGGTGGTTCAGCTGCCTTCGACGCCGCAAAAATTGAACAATGTCCGCGTGCCGGTCCAGACCAGCGCTACGGGGGTCGCCTATCTAAAAGAAGCCACATGGGTCGATAAGCCTGCTCGCCTTTTTCAGGGACTGCTTACCGAGACCATAGCGGCGAAAAATAGCCGGCTGGTGCTCACCCCGGTTCAGGCTGGCGGTAAAGCGGATACTTATCTGTCTGGCGAATTGGTCAATTTCGGCCTGGATGGTCCCAGCTTGACGGTCATGGTGACCTATGATGCCGTGAAAATGCGCGAAGGCGAACCGGTTGAAAAGCGGCGCTTTGAGGCCAGTGAGACGGTATTTGCAGCCGAGGCGGGCCCGGTTGGTGAGGCGCTTAATAGTGCCGCTAACAAAGTGGTGTTGGAAGTAGCCGACTGGGTTGGTTGA
- a CDS encoding ABC transporter permease, with amino-acid sequence MTVPSDFVEEMTEDGVTVLRFSGDLSIAAIGDLPERLRDYGEHVQRLDLSDIDYVDTVGAWLIYRTAREVDAEIVGMDNEAERLIAAVSSVAEPAGVRPDPPNPIVRVLDEVGEATMIALTTLAGLIGFFGSVMISAASLVRHPGRIRWNAVIQRFDVVGVKALGIIGLMSFLIGLVIAQQGAVQLRQFGAEVFTVNLVGRLTLRELGVLMTAIMVAGRSGSAFAAQIGTMRLTEEIDAMRTIGVSPVEALVLPRFLAAVFMLPLLGFYASIVAIIGGGLLSWVELDIPPATFFARIREVVPITDVYVGLVKAPVFGAIIAICGCYQGMQVKGNAEEVGKRTTAAVVQAIFLVIVLDAFFAVFFTWIGWA; translated from the coding sequence ATGACAGTACCGAGCGATTTTGTCGAAGAAATGACTGAAGACGGAGTAACGGTACTTCGTTTTTCCGGTGACTTGTCGATCGCAGCGATTGGTGACCTGCCTGAAAGGCTGCGGGACTATGGCGAGCATGTGCAGCGGCTGGACCTGTCCGATATCGATTATGTTGATACGGTAGGCGCGTGGCTTATCTATCGAACTGCCCGTGAAGTTGATGCCGAAATCGTCGGGATGGACAATGAAGCGGAGCGATTGATAGCCGCCGTGAGCAGCGTTGCTGAGCCAGCGGGCGTGCGGCCAGATCCGCCCAATCCTATTGTTCGTGTGCTCGACGAAGTGGGCGAGGCGACGATGATCGCCTTGACGACGCTAGCGGGTTTGATTGGTTTTTTCGGTTCCGTGATGATTTCTGCTGCATCCTTGGTCCGCCATCCGGGGCGCATAAGATGGAATGCCGTTATCCAGCGATTTGATGTGGTGGGTGTTAAGGCCCTGGGCATTATTGGCTTGATGAGCTTCCTCATCGGCCTGGTGATTGCGCAACAGGGAGCCGTGCAACTGCGGCAATTTGGTGCCGAGGTCTTTACCGTCAATCTGGTCGGGCGGCTAACGTTACGGGAATTGGGCGTGCTGATGACGGCAATCATGGTTGCTGGACGTTCCGGCTCGGCTTTCGCAGCACAGATTGGGACGATGCGGCTGACTGAAGAAATTGACGCGATGCGGACCATCGGTGTGTCGCCAGTGGAGGCTTTGGTGCTCCCCCGTTTTCTGGCGGCGGTGTTCATGCTGCCGCTGCTCGGTTTCTATGCATCAATCGTTGCGATAATTGGCGGCGGTCTGCTCAGCTGGGTCGAGCTGGATATCCCGCCGGCGACCTTCTTTGCCCGGATCAGGGAAGTCGTTCCAATAACCGACGTTTATGTCGGCCTGGTCAAAGCGCCGGTATTCGGTGCGATCATCGCGATTTGTGGCTGTTATCAAGGCATGCAGGTCAAGGGCAATGCCGAGGAAGTCGGCAAAAGGACAACGGCTGCCGTGGTGCAGGCGATATTCCTGGTCATTGTGCTCGACGCCTTTTTCGCGGTATTTTTCACATGGATTGGATGGGCGTGA
- the pgeF gene encoding peptidoglycan editing factor PgeF gives MPEPSPSAVDIATSPLLAGLPHGFLGRAGGLSTGIYAGLNVGLGSDDDRTAILENRQLAKAAVLPESKLVTLHQVHSADVVPVTKPFAIDARPHVDAMVTDTPGLLLGILTADCVPVLFCDLSAQVVGAAHAGWKGAIGGVTDNTIAAMEKLGASRDNIACAIGPCIAQVSYEVDAGFQKRFVAETSDNAQYFAAGKPGHFQFDIESYVADRLARAGITQIDKLGLDTYANEDRYYSYRRSCHRSEAGYGRQISLIGLRA, from the coding sequence TTGCCTGAGCCAAGTCCATCGGCGGTGGATATCGCAACATCACCGCTCTTGGCAGGCTTGCCTCATGGCTTTCTTGGCCGCGCTGGCGGGTTATCAACAGGTATCTACGCAGGCCTTAATGTAGGTTTAGGCAGTGATGATGACCGTACCGCCATTCTCGAAAATCGCCAGCTTGCCAAAGCAGCGGTTTTGCCAGAAAGCAAACTTGTCACCCTGCATCAGGTGCACAGCGCGGATGTGGTTCCGGTGACCAAACCCTTCGCAATTGATGCCCGTCCTCATGTTGATGCGATGGTGACCGACACGCCGGGTCTGTTGCTGGGCATATTGACCGCAGATTGTGTGCCTGTGCTGTTTTGTGATTTATCGGCGCAGGTGGTTGGCGCGGCCCATGCCGGGTGGAAAGGGGCAATTGGCGGCGTCACCGACAATACCATTGCCGCGATGGAAAAACTCGGGGCTTCTCGGGACAATATCGCTTGTGCTATCGGGCCATGCATCGCGCAGGTCAGCTATGAAGTCGATGCGGGATTTCAAAAACGCTTCGTTGCGGAGACCTCCGACAATGCGCAATATTTTGCTGCCGGTAAGCCTGGTCATTTCCAATTCGACATTGAATCCTATGTGGCGGATCGTTTGGCGAGGGCAGGAATCACGCAAATCGATAAGTTGGGGCTGGACACTTATGCCAATGAGGATCGCTATTACAGCTATCGCCGTTCTTGCCATCGCAGCGAAGCGGGCTATGGTCGGCAAATATCGTTGATTGGACTGCGAGCTTAG
- a CDS encoding HAD family hydrolase, producing the protein MTKLAIYDMDRTITVRGTYTPFLFHMLFARAPWRLVFLPLLPFGFIGYGLKLISRKSLKTYNQRLLLGSKPSVETLEPHIERYADKVMQSNSYAKAIAQVEADRAEGRRLVLATASYELYVNAIAARLGFDDVIATRLKIDDQGQVLPEIIGENCYDVAKLDRIKAFLDEQGLAREGIHIRAYSDHVSDAPMLEFADEAVATTPSAPLRALAKKRKWKILDWR; encoded by the coding sequence ATGACAAAATTGGCAATTTACGACATGGACCGGACAATCACGGTGCGGGGAACCTACACACCGTTCCTGTTCCACATGCTGTTCGCACGTGCGCCATGGCGGCTGGTTTTCCTGCCGCTGCTACCGTTCGGATTTATCGGCTATGGTTTGAAACTGATTAGCCGCAAGAGCCTGAAAACCTATAATCAGAGACTGTTGCTGGGTAGCAAACCAAGCGTGGAAACGCTTGAGCCGCATATTGAACGCTATGCTGACAAAGTGATGCAGAGCAACAGCTATGCAAAAGCCATCGCTCAGGTCGAAGCCGACCGGGCAGAGGGCCGCAGACTTGTGCTCGCGACCGCATCCTATGAACTTTATGTCAATGCAATAGCCGCGCGGCTGGGCTTTGATGATGTCATCGCCACTCGCCTTAAAATTGACGATCAAGGGCAGGTCTTACCGGAAATTATTGGCGAAAATTGCTATGATGTTGCCAAGCTTGACCGGATCAAGGCCTTTCTCGACGAGCAAGGATTAGCGCGTGAAGGCATCCATATCCGGGCCTATTCTGATCATGTCAGCGATGCGCCCATGCTCGAATTTGCTGATGAAGCGGTTGCGACAACACCCAGCGCGCCGCTAAGGGCGCTCGCCAAAAAGCGGAAATGGAAGATACTGGATTGGCGTTAA
- a CDS encoding class I SAM-dependent methyltransferase, whose translation MPDSPSAAHILAEKIDREGPVSLSDYMGIANAAYYAAKDPIGEDGDFVTAPEISQMFGELVGIWLSDLWLRKGSPAHVHYVELGPGRGTLAADALRSMAKFGCKPQIHFVETSPLLKAKQAALHNSAAWHDSIDSLPTDAPLLIVANEFFDALPIEQFVSTEDGWRRHMVARERNKFVAVPGEQTIETPASKSSAGLPTGTILESSPASVQILGELSSRIAKQGGAALIIDYGYDRPGTGSTLQAVKNHMPISPFDSPGTSDLTAHVDFHSLSNIAKTRLLSVHGPAEQGQWLKALGIDQRAKKLAEAAPKQAEDIRAAHHRLTHVDEMGRLFRVMAATSIDWPEPEGFVYGED comes from the coding sequence TTGCCTGACAGTCCGTCGGCCGCGCATATTCTCGCTGAAAAAATTGACCGTGAAGGACCGGTTAGCCTCAGCGACTATATGGGCATAGCCAATGCCGCTTATTATGCGGCGAAAGACCCGATTGGCGAAGACGGCGATTTTGTCACTGCACCGGAAATCAGTCAGATGTTCGGGGAACTTGTGGGCATATGGTTGTCAGATCTATGGCTCCGTAAAGGCAGTCCCGCCCATGTTCATTATGTCGAGCTGGGCCCCGGCCGCGGGACGTTGGCAGCCGATGCGCTGCGCTCCATGGCAAAATTCGGCTGTAAACCGCAGATCCATTTTGTCGAGACCAGCCCGCTATTGAAAGCCAAACAGGCCGCCCTGCACAACAGCGCGGCATGGCATGACAGCATCGACAGCCTGCCAACCGACGCACCGCTTTTGATTGTCGCTAACGAGTTTTTTGATGCGCTACCGATCGAACAATTTGTCTCCACCGAAGACGGATGGCGGCGCCATATGGTCGCGCGGGAACGCAATAAATTTGTCGCCGTTCCGGGCGAGCAAACGATTGAAACCCCGGCTTCCAAATCATCTGCTGGCCTGCCCACAGGTACAATATTGGAAAGCTCCCCGGCCAGCGTCCAGATTTTGGGAGAACTGTCGAGCAGAATTGCCAAACAAGGTGGTGCAGCGCTGATTATCGATTATGGCTATGATCGCCCGGGGACTGGCAGCACTCTTCAGGCCGTTAAAAACCATATGCCGATCAGCCCGTTTGACAGCCCGGGAACATCGGATCTTACCGCCCATGTTGATTTTCACAGTCTCAGCAACATCGCCAAAACCCGCCTTTTGTCGGTTCACGGCCCAGCAGAACAGGGGCAATGGCTGAAGGCACTTGGTATTGACCAGCGTGCAAAAAAACTGGCTGAAGCCGCGCCCAAACAAGCCGAGGACATTCGCGCAGCGCATCATCGGCTTACACATGTTGATGAAATGGGTCGGTTGTTTCGGGTCATGGCCGCGACTTCTATCGACTGGCCCGAACCCGAAGGCTTTGTCTATGGAGAGGATTGA